The following DNA comes from Paracoccus methylovorus.
GTCGGATTTTCGGCCGTAATCCCGCTGATGACGGTGGTGAATTATTCGGTGAACGACACTTTCGGCAACAACCAGTTCTTCTGGGTCGGGCTGGAATGGTTCGACGAAATGGTGCATTCCCCGCGCCTGCACGGGGCCTTGGGCCGGCAGGTGCTGTTTTCCGCCATCATCCTGCTGATCCAGGTGCCGTTGGGTATCTTTGTCGCGCTGAACATGCCCCAGAAGGGCTTCTGGTCCAGCCTCGTTCTGGTGCTGATGGCGCTGCCCTTGCTGATCCCGTTCAACGTCGTGGGCACGATCTGGCAGATATTCGCGCGCACCGATATCGGCCTCATGGGCTATACGCTCAAGTCGCTGGGGTTTGATTACAACTTTACCAACGATCCCATTGATGCATGGATCACGGTGATCCTCATGGATGTCTGGCACTGGACCAGTCTCGTGGCGCTGCTGTGCTATGCCGGGCTGCAATCGATCCCGCAGGCTTATTATCAGGCCGCCCGGATAGATCAGGCCAGCCGCTGGGCCGTGTTCCGCTATATCGAGCTGCCCAAGATGAAGGGCGTGCTGCTGATCGCCGTGCTGCTGCGCTTCATGGACAGCTTCATGATCTATACCGAGCCATTCGTGCTGACCGGCGGCGGCCCCGGCAACTCGACCACCTTCCTGTCCGTCGACCTTGTCAAGATGGCGGTCGGGCAGTTCGATCTTGGCCCTGCCGCCGCTTTTTCCATGATGTATTTCGTGGTGATCCTGCTGGTAAGCTGGGTGTTCTATACCGTCATGACCAACGTCGACCGCAGCCCCGGCAAAATCCCGGAGGGCATGTGATGCGTCTTGGCTCGTCGGCCCCGGTGATGGTGCTTTACCTGATATTCCTCATGCTGCCGATATATTGGCTGGTGAACATGAGCCTGAAGACCAATGCCGAGATCATCGGCACCTTCAGCCTTTATCCTCATAACCTGACGTTTCGGAACTATCAGGTCATCCTGACCGACCCGAGCTGGTATATGGGCTACGTGAACTCCATCATCTATGTAGTCATGAACACGGTGATTTCCATTACCGTGGCGTTGCCGGCCGCCTATGCTTTCAGCCGCTATACCTTCATGGGCGATAAGCATCTGTTCTTCTGGCTGCTGACCAATCGCATGGCGCCGCCGGCGGTCTTTGCACTGCCGTTTTTCCAGCTTTATTCCTCGGTCGGGCTGTTCGACACCCATATCGCGGTGGCGCTGGCGCATTGCCTTTTCAACGTGCCGCTGGCCGTCTGGATCCTTGAGGGCTTCATGCGCGGCGTCCCCAAGGAAATCGACGAGACCGCCTATATCGACGGCTATTCCTTTCCACGCTTCTTTATCCGGATCTTCATGCCGCTGATCGCGTCAGGCATCGGTGTCGCCGCCTTTTTCTGCTTCATGTTCAGCTGGGTCGAGTTGCTTTTATCGCGCACCTTGACCAGCGTGAACGCCAAGCCGATCGCGGCGACCATGACGCGCACGGTGTCGGCCTCGGGTATGGACTGGGGCGTGCTGGCGGCGGCGGGGGTGCTGACCATCATCCCCGGCGCGCTGGTGATCTGGTTTGTCCGCAACTACATCGCCAAGGGCTTTGCCCTGGGGAGGGTCTGATGTCCGACATTGCCGCCCCAAGCCGAAAACGCGCCCCTTGGCCCGCGATCTATGTATCGGCCGCCGTCCTGCTGGCGGCGATGCTGGGCTTTCTGCTCTGGGCCACGCCGGTCAAGGATGGCGCGCGGGACTGGCTCGCCCCGATGATCGCCGGCGGCTGGATGGCCTGGACCTTTCCTGTCGCGCTGTTTTTCTGGGTGATCGCCAGTCTTCTGGTGCTGTTCACCATCCTTGCCATCCGGTTCCCCGAGACCCCGCGCATCGGCCTGCTGCGTATCGAGACGACGCGCGGGGACCGGCTGTTCATCTCGCTTCTCGGTTCGGCCTTTATCTGCATGGGCTGGCTGTTTTTCGCGGGTCCCCCGCTGTGGTGGGGGCTTGCGCTTTGCCTTGTCTATGCCGCGGCGGTGTTTCGCTGGGTCTGACCGGGTTCCAACAAGCCTGAAGGGCAGCGGCGATTGCCCAAGGCGCACGGATCAACGTCACATTCCAAGGGAGGAAATCATGAGACCGATGCAAAGGACCACGGCCATGGCGCTTGCGCTGATGGTCATGGGCGCGCCCGTCTGGGCCGATATGGAGGCGGCAAAGGCGTTTCTGGACGCCGAGATTGGCGATCTGTCCTCGCTCTCGCGCGAGGATCAGGAAAAAGAGATGCAGTGGTTCGTCGACGCCGCGCAGCCGCTGGCCGGGATGGAGATCAAGGTGGTCTCGGAAACCATCACCACGCATGAATACGAATCCAAGGTGCTGGCCCCGGCCTTTACCGCCATCACCGGCATCAAGGTCACCCACGACCTGATCGGCGAAGGCGATGTCGTCGAGAAGCTGCAGACCCAGATGCAGACCGGCGAAAACATCTATGACGCCTATGTCAACGACAGCGACCTGATCGGCACGCATTGGCGTTATCAACAGGCCCGCAGCCTGACCAAGTGGATGGAGGAGGAGGGCAAGGACTTTACCAGCCCGACGCTGGATCTGGACGACTTCATCGGGCTGAAGTTCACCACCGCCCCGGATGGAGAGCTGTATCAGCTGCCCGACCAGCAGTTCGCCAACCTTTACTGGTTCCGCTATGACTGGTTCAACGATCAGAAAACCCAGGACGATTTCAAGGCCAAATACGGCTATGACCTTGGCGTGCCGGTCAACTGGTCGGCCTATGAGGACATCGCCGAATTCTTTACCGGCCGCGACATGTCCTATATCGAAGGCGGCCCGGCGAAGGCTTGGGGCAATATGGACTACGGCAAAAAGGACCCTAGCCTCGGCTGGCGCTATACCGATGCCTGGATGTCCATGGCCGGCATGGGCGACAAGGGCGAGCCGAACGGCCTGCCGGTCGATGAATGGGGTGTGCGCGTCGATGAAAACAGCCGGCCCGTCGGCTCTTGCGTGGCGCGGGGCGGGGCGACCAATGACGCGGCGGCGGTCTATGCCGTGACCAAGGCCATCGACTGGCTCAAGCAATACACCCCGCCCGAGGCGATGGGCATGACCTTTGGCGAGGCCGGCCCGGTTCCCGCACGTGGCGATATTGCCCAGCAGATGTTCTGGTATACCGCCTTTACCGCCGACATGGTCAAGCCCGGCACCCCGGTCATGAACGAGGACGGCACGCCGAAATGGCGCATGGCCCCCAGCCCGCACGGCGCCTATTGGTCAGAGGGCACCAAGATCGGCTATCAGGACGTGGGGTCGTGGACGCTGATGAAATCGACGCCGGTGGACCGGGCGCAGGCGGCCTGGCTTTACGCGCAATTCGTGACCTCAAAGACCGTGGACGCGAAGAAATCCCATGTCGGGCTGACCTTCACCCGCGAATCCACCATTCAGGACGAGTCCTTTACCGAACGCGCGCCCCAATTGGGCGGGCTGGTCGAGTTCTATCGCTCGCCCGCCCGCGTGCAGTGGTCGCCGACCGGCACCAATATCCCCGACTATCCGAAACTCGCCCAGCTTTGGTGGCAGAACATCGGCGATGCGCTTTCGGGTGCCAAAACCCCGCAAGAGGCGCTGGATGCGCTATGCGCCGAACAGGAGCGGGTGCTGGAACGGTTGGAGCGGTCCGGGGTGCAGGGTGATCTGGGACCCAAGCTGAACGAGGCAAAGGACCCGCAGGAATGGCTTGCCGCCGAGGGCGCGCCCGTCGGCCTGCTGGAGAACGAAAAGCCGCAGGGCGAGACGGTCTCTTATGACGAGTTGATCAAGTCCTGGCAGTAAGGCTGCGCGGGGGCGGGTTGTGTCTCGCCCCCGATTACCGATCCATGACATCACTCGAACGGATCCCCCGACCGCAGGATGCCTGCCGTCAAAGGCTTTCGTCGTGCCCAATCGTGCCCAGCGGTTGGAACAGCAGACCGTCGGGTCCCTGTGCCAGATGGGCGGTGATGCCGAACACGCGGGCAAGGTTTTCGGCTGTCAGCACCTGCTCGGGCGGGCCATCCGCAGCGATACGGCCCCGATGCAGCATCACCAGCCGCGTGCAATGCCGTGCCGCAAGTCCCAGATCGTGCAATGAGGCCAGCACCGTGCGGCCTTGCCCGGCGA
Coding sequences within:
- a CDS encoding carbohydrate ABC transporter permease; amino-acid sequence: MEKTQNNKAWFLVLPVLILVGFSAVIPLMTVVNYSVNDTFGNNQFFWVGLEWFDEMVHSPRLHGALGRQVLFSAIILLIQVPLGIFVALNMPQKGFWSSLVLVLMALPLLIPFNVVGTIWQIFARTDIGLMGYTLKSLGFDYNFTNDPIDAWITVILMDVWHWTSLVALLCYAGLQSIPQAYYQAARIDQASRWAVFRYIELPKMKGVLLIAVLLRFMDSFMIYTEPFVLTGGGPGNSTTFLSVDLVKMAVGQFDLGPAAAFSMMYFVVILLVSWVFYTVMTNVDRSPGKIPEGM
- a CDS encoding carbohydrate ABC transporter permease; this translates as MRLGSSAPVMVLYLIFLMLPIYWLVNMSLKTNAEIIGTFSLYPHNLTFRNYQVILTDPSWYMGYVNSIIYVVMNTVISITVALPAAYAFSRYTFMGDKHLFFWLLTNRMAPPAVFALPFFQLYSSVGLFDTHIAVALAHCLFNVPLAVWILEGFMRGVPKEIDETAYIDGYSFPRFFIRIFMPLIASGIGVAAFFCFMFSWVELLLSRTLTSVNAKPIAATMTRTVSASGMDWGVLAAAGVLTIIPGALVIWFVRNYIAKGFALGRV
- a CDS encoding DUF2160 domain-containing protein, translated to MSDIAAPSRKRAPWPAIYVSAAVLLAAMLGFLLWATPVKDGARDWLAPMIAGGWMAWTFPVALFFWVIASLLVLFTILAIRFPETPRIGLLRIETTRGDRLFISLLGSAFICMGWLFFAGPPLWWGLALCLVYAAAVFRWV
- a CDS encoding ABC transporter substrate-binding protein — translated: MRPMQRTTAMALALMVMGAPVWADMEAAKAFLDAEIGDLSSLSREDQEKEMQWFVDAAQPLAGMEIKVVSETITTHEYESKVLAPAFTAITGIKVTHDLIGEGDVVEKLQTQMQTGENIYDAYVNDSDLIGTHWRYQQARSLTKWMEEEGKDFTSPTLDLDDFIGLKFTTAPDGELYQLPDQQFANLYWFRYDWFNDQKTQDDFKAKYGYDLGVPVNWSAYEDIAEFFTGRDMSYIEGGPAKAWGNMDYGKKDPSLGWRYTDAWMSMAGMGDKGEPNGLPVDEWGVRVDENSRPVGSCVARGGATNDAAAVYAVTKAIDWLKQYTPPEAMGMTFGEAGPVPARGDIAQQMFWYTAFTADMVKPGTPVMNEDGTPKWRMAPSPHGAYWSEGTKIGYQDVGSWTLMKSTPVDRAQAAWLYAQFVTSKTVDAKKSHVGLTFTRESTIQDESFTERAPQLGGLVEFYRSPARVQWSPTGTNIPDYPKLAQLWWQNIGDALSGAKTPQEALDALCAEQERVLERLERSGVQGDLGPKLNEAKDPQEWLAAEGAPVGLLENEKPQGETVSYDELIKSWQ